From a single Novipirellula caenicola genomic region:
- a CDS encoding AI-2E family transporter, with product MTKRRPKNSAKPPQPSSSLASSPQSSSTTGTGVDPSPPRTLASTKAMLERLPSLSRILSVLMLLLGIFAVGALFYKVMAGFFVPLFLAALLVVIFRPVHDWIYIQTKGKRRLAAATTTLMILMMVLMPIIVVLSVATSQFTAMVSHINFNDLTNALDRARDQFGISLPHAEKFRRLDELTDSLDDSVLASEGLRGIDQETSVAEFLMSLSGVMQASEHRQIILDNISEAKSLILFLQNDVEGPPAADAAAEIAIERLDELKNSLPHASEVANRPDPADPIDAGDREPAADSDVAFGDPVNERNPDDVIPLDQLNAEEQFHRQSVIASAAIRSWMQTLLGGTLRSQVRLIANPSAEDFKSLMSRGRESLQPRFVSLTSATGNYLGKIVVGLLVLIIAVYFFLIDGAAMIRTLMRLSPLDDNYERRLLLEFDRTSRAVVLASVLSAIVQGILGGLGYYVLGFESVVLLFLATTLMSLVPFLGAASVWVPCVVWLGMVEQRWTAAIVLALYGMLVISSIDNVIKVYVLHGRSQLHPLFALLSVLGGVKVFGPIGILVGPMVVVFLQTLLEILNHELDDTASAEAITETTANEG from the coding sequence ATGACGAAACGTCGACCCAAAAATTCTGCCAAACCGCCTCAGCCATCTTCGTCGCTCGCTTCCTCGCCGCAGTCGTCATCGACAACGGGCACGGGCGTCGATCCGTCGCCGCCGCGAACCCTGGCTTCCACCAAAGCGATGCTGGAACGATTGCCGTCGCTGTCGCGGATTTTGTCCGTATTGATGTTGCTGCTCGGTATATTCGCGGTCGGAGCGTTGTTCTACAAGGTGATGGCCGGGTTCTTTGTACCGTTGTTCCTGGCCGCCCTGTTGGTCGTGATCTTTCGTCCGGTGCATGATTGGATTTACATCCAAACCAAAGGAAAGCGGCGATTGGCGGCCGCAACGACCACGCTGATGATCCTGATGATGGTGTTGATGCCGATCATTGTCGTGTTGTCGGTGGCGACCAGTCAGTTTACCGCGATGGTCAGCCACATCAATTTTAATGATCTGACCAACGCACTCGATCGTGCTCGTGACCAATTTGGGATTTCATTGCCGCACGCGGAAAAGTTCCGTCGGTTGGATGAGCTGACCGATTCGCTGGACGATTCGGTGCTGGCCAGTGAGGGGCTGCGTGGTATCGACCAAGAGACGTCGGTCGCCGAGTTTTTGATGTCGTTGTCCGGCGTGATGCAGGCTTCGGAACATCGTCAGATCATTTTGGACAACATTTCCGAAGCAAAGTCGCTGATCCTGTTTCTGCAGAACGATGTCGAAGGTCCGCCCGCTGCAGATGCAGCAGCTGAAATCGCGATCGAGCGGTTGGACGAACTCAAGAATTCGTTGCCCCACGCCAGCGAAGTTGCAAATCGGCCGGACCCGGCAGATCCGATCGATGCGGGGGATCGCGAACCCGCTGCGGATTCGGACGTCGCGTTTGGCGACCCTGTGAACGAGCGTAATCCGGATGACGTTATTCCGCTGGATCAACTGAACGCCGAAGAACAATTTCATCGTCAAAGCGTGATCGCTTCGGCGGCAATCCGATCATGGATGCAAACGTTGCTTGGGGGGACGCTACGCAGCCAAGTTCGATTGATCGCCAACCCGAGTGCCGAAGATTTCAAGAGTCTTATGAGTCGCGGACGTGAATCACTGCAGCCGCGGTTTGTCAGTCTAACCAGTGCAACGGGAAATTACCTTGGCAAGATCGTGGTGGGGTTATTGGTTCTGATCATTGCGGTTTACTTTTTTCTGATCGATGGCGCAGCGATGATTCGCACGCTGATGCGGCTGAGCCCGCTGGACGACAATTACGAACGGCGGCTGTTGTTGGAATTTGATCGCACCAGTCGCGCGGTCGTGTTGGCAAGTGTACTCAGCGCAATCGTGCAAGGGATCTTGGGTGGACTGGGCTACTACGTACTCGGATTCGAATCGGTGGTGTTGTTGTTTTTGGCCACCACTCTGATGTCGTTGGTGCCGTTTTTGGGCGCCGCGTCGGTTTGGGTGCCATGTGTGGTTTGGCTTGGCATGGTCGAACAACGCTGGACCGCGGCAATTGTGTTGGCACTATACGGGATGTTGGTGATTTCATCGATCGACAACGTGATCAAAGTCTATGTGCTGCACGGCCGTTCGCAATTGCACCCGCTGTTTGCGCTGCTGAGCGTGTTGGGGGGGGTAAAAGTGTTTGGCCCGATCGGAATTTTGGTAGGCCCGATGGTCGTGGTGTTCTTGCAAACGCTGCTTGAAATCCTCAATCACGAGCTCGATGACACCGCCTCGGCCGAAGCCATCACCGAAACGACGGCGAATGAGGGCTAG
- a CDS encoding lysylphosphatidylglycerol synthase domain-containing protein, which produces MSDVSSPGSASHRHGRKRWLRIAKIAIAIAVVIGLFFAVRSAARQWQTERARVVRQIHEIDLQIAATEDVITTSALQEQRAALRRSLPTLGTIRWSRIGVAAILYAAGTLVSGIVLRDWLVVLGHRPPAALVVAAQMLGHIGKYVPGKAMVVVLRVGVLKRCSVPVMPATICVFLETFMMMAVGAAVAGIVIVTLPVPVWMMVAAATGAVLASIPTMPPVLQIVTNRLMKQSSDLGHHAWIACGKGWAWSTIEWILIGGSFAMIVTAIPTAAPPESTAQLLAIATASISLAMVIGFASLLPGGAGIRELVLTTILGLVTGPTHALLAAIMARMVFIAVESLMALAAWVYIQNQLEPVRHEICSSNE; this is translated from the coding sequence ATGAGTGATGTCTCGTCACCGGGCTCGGCATCACATCGTCACGGACGCAAACGGTGGCTGCGAATTGCCAAAATCGCGATTGCCATCGCGGTGGTGATTGGATTGTTTTTTGCCGTCCGCTCGGCCGCACGCCAATGGCAAACCGAGCGAGCCCGAGTCGTCCGCCAGATCCACGAAATCGACCTGCAAATCGCGGCGACCGAGGATGTGATCACCACGTCCGCGCTGCAGGAGCAACGTGCTGCGTTGCGGCGCAGCCTGCCCACGCTTGGCACCATCCGCTGGTCACGCATCGGCGTGGCCGCGATTCTGTACGCCGCCGGAACGCTTGTATCGGGGATAGTGCTTCGCGATTGGTTGGTGGTGCTGGGGCATCGGCCTCCAGCGGCTCTCGTTGTCGCGGCGCAAATGCTCGGGCACATCGGCAAGTATGTACCGGGCAAGGCGATGGTTGTCGTGTTGCGAGTCGGTGTGCTAAAGCGATGTTCGGTGCCGGTCATGCCCGCGACCATTTGCGTGTTTTTAGAAACGTTCATGATGATGGCCGTCGGCGCCGCGGTCGCAGGCATCGTGATCGTCACCCTGCCAGTCCCAGTATGGATGATGGTCGCCGCCGCAACCGGAGCGGTGCTGGCCAGCATTCCGACGATGCCCCCGGTGCTTCAAATCGTGACCAATCGGCTCATGAAGCAAAGCTCTGATCTTGGTCATCACGCTTGGATCGCGTGCGGTAAGGGCTGGGCTTGGTCGACGATTGAATGGATTCTGATCGGAGGCTCGTTCGCGATGATCGTGACCGCGATTCCGACGGCGGCGCCGCCCGAATCGACGGCCCAGTTACTGGCCATCGCCACTGCGTCGATTTCACTTGCTATGGTGATCGGGTTTGCATCGCTGCTGCCGGGCGGGGCGGGCATTCGCGAATTGGTTTTAACGACCATCCTTGGCCTGGTGACCGGCCCCACGCACGCGTTGTTGGCCGCAATCATGGCGCGGATGGTTTTCATCGCGGTGGAAAGCTTGATGGCGTTGGCTGCTTGGGTTTACATCCAAAATCAGCTCGAACCGGTTCGGCACGAAATTTGTAGCAGTAACGAATAA
- a CDS encoding MgtC/SapB family protein translates to MEDQLYQIVVVVIAGALGAVVGIEREFADKPAGLRTHMFVCAASAMLVLLGDVVLERFNQGNENNISADPIRMIQAIVVGISFLGAGTIIHHQDNRVEGLTTAASILLTAGIGIAVAVGQLYFAVGIAVLAVVVLILVGFIERRIQRKVAKIKQKSDDTEKVRS, encoded by the coding sequence ATGGAAGACCAGCTTTACCAAATCGTCGTCGTCGTGATCGCCGGAGCCCTCGGCGCGGTGGTCGGAATTGAACGTGAATTCGCCGACAAACCCGCAGGATTGCGAACTCACATGTTCGTTTGTGCCGCCTCGGCGATGTTGGTCCTGCTAGGCGACGTCGTGCTCGAGCGATTCAATCAAGGCAACGAAAACAACATCAGCGCCGATCCGATTCGAATGATCCAAGCCATCGTGGTCGGCATCAGCTTTCTTGGCGCAGGCACGATCATTCATCATCAAGACAATCGAGTCGAAGGGCTAACCACCGCCGCCTCGATTCTATTGACCGCCGGAATTGGAATCGCCGTTGCCGTTGGACAACTCTACTTTGCGGTGGGGATCGCAGTCTTAGCCGTCGTGGTCCTGATCCTGGTTGGATTCATCGAACGACGCATCCAACGAAAAGTGGCAAAGATCAAACAGAAGTCCGACGATACCGAGAAAGTCCGTTCCTAG
- a CDS encoding glycerophosphodiester phosphodiesterase family protein — protein MTLFFRPLFFAAIFAAGPLGLLTPSLLPQASCQADELGWVQVSADGKGFSLADSGESFIPWGFNYDHDGDGRLIEDYWDDQWDRVASAFGEMKELGANVVRIHLQFGKFMDSPTKPNAGSLSQLARLVVLAEQTGLYLDLTGLGCYHKQDVPQWYDALSEQDRWAAQAVFWEAIAKQCADSPAVFCYDLMNEPVVPGGDKARTDWLGHGFGDKYFVQFITLDRKGRDRTEVARAWVGKLVSAIRQHDDRHLITVGLVPWSLDRPGLTSGFVPDKIAGDLDFIAVHLYPETGKVDEAIETLKGFAAVGMPVVIEEVFPLKCGAEELGDFVDRSKPYATGWIGFYWGKTPAQLRPATTLSEALTLAWLELFQSKRESILGPPEDTFLSNGVTAHRGNSGEFPENTLAAFRSGIDVGADWIELDVLRTRDGQLVVIHDQTTRRVGDVDRVVSESSYAELAKIDVATDFRKRSGKSLAECPPMNMPLLSEVLAMVKSQRRTRVSIQPKMDCVPDVISLVQSMNAEPWVGLNDGNLQYMAEVKRIAPEIPVFWDRGPNTDIESDIQIAKQHQFESLVLHHSGITPEKVAKIKAAGIEVGGWTVNDPDVMRRLLEMGVQRIYTDHPRRLLSIKSSR, from the coding sequence ATGACTTTGTTTTTTCGGCCCCTGTTCTTTGCTGCAATATTTGCCGCAGGGCCGCTGGGTTTGCTAACACCGTCGCTGCTTCCTCAAGCGAGCTGCCAGGCAGACGAACTGGGTTGGGTTCAGGTATCCGCCGATGGCAAAGGATTCTCGTTGGCCGATTCGGGCGAGTCATTCATTCCGTGGGGATTTAACTACGATCATGACGGTGACGGGCGTTTGATCGAAGATTATTGGGATGACCAATGGGATCGGGTTGCGTCGGCTTTTGGTGAAATGAAAGAGCTTGGCGCGAACGTCGTTCGCATCCATCTGCAGTTTGGCAAGTTCATGGACAGTCCGACTAAACCCAATGCAGGTTCACTCTCACAACTTGCCCGTCTAGTCGTCTTGGCCGAGCAAACAGGGCTTTATCTCGATTTGACGGGGCTGGGGTGTTACCACAAGCAGGACGTGCCGCAGTGGTACGACGCGTTGAGCGAACAAGATCGCTGGGCGGCGCAGGCGGTGTTTTGGGAAGCGATCGCCAAGCAGTGTGCGGACAGTCCCGCGGTGTTCTGTTACGACTTGATGAACGAACCGGTCGTCCCCGGCGGCGACAAGGCACGCACCGATTGGTTGGGGCATGGATTTGGTGACAAATATTTTGTGCAATTCATCACGCTGGATCGCAAAGGCCGTGATCGCACCGAGGTCGCGAGGGCGTGGGTTGGCAAACTTGTCTCGGCGATCCGTCAACATGACGACCGTCACTTGATCACGGTCGGGCTTGTGCCTTGGAGCCTTGATCGTCCTGGATTGACCTCCGGATTTGTGCCCGACAAGATCGCTGGCGACTTGGATTTCATCGCGGTGCATCTCTATCCCGAAACGGGAAAGGTGGACGAGGCGATCGAGACGCTCAAAGGATTTGCTGCTGTGGGCATGCCGGTTGTCATCGAGGAGGTCTTTCCCCTGAAATGCGGCGCCGAAGAGTTGGGCGACTTCGTCGATCGTTCCAAACCGTATGCAACGGGTTGGATCGGATTCTATTGGGGCAAAACACCGGCACAGCTACGGCCGGCGACCACGTTGTCCGAAGCATTGACATTGGCGTGGCTCGAGCTATTTCAGAGCAAGCGTGAATCGATCCTGGGTCCGCCAGAGGATACGTTTTTGTCCAACGGAGTGACTGCGCATCGTGGCAACTCGGGCGAGTTCCCTGAGAATACGTTGGCGGCGTTTCGCAGCGGGATCGATGTCGGCGCCGACTGGATCGAATTGGACGTCTTGCGGACACGTGATGGTCAGTTGGTGGTGATTCACGATCAAACGACTCGGCGAGTCGGTGACGTGGATCGTGTGGTCAGCGAATCGAGCTATGCTGAATTGGCTAAGATCGATGTTGCGACTGATTTCCGAAAACGCAGTGGAAAATCGCTGGCTGAGTGCCCACCCATGAATATGCCGCTGTTAAGCGAGGTTTTGGCGATGGTAAAGTCACAGCGACGAACACGTGTTTCGATTCAACCCAAGATGGACTGTGTGCCCGATGTAATCTCGTTGGTCCAATCGATGAATGCCGAGCCATGGGTGGGGCTAAATGATGGGAATTTGCAATACATGGCCGAGGTAAAGCGGATCGCACCAGAGATCCCCGTGTTTTGGGATCGCGGCCCGAATACCGACATCGAAAGTGATATTCAGATCGCCAAGCAACATCAATTCGAGTCCTTGGTGCTGCATCACTCGGGGATCACACCCGAGAAGGTTGCAAAGATCAAAGCGGCAGGCATCGAAGTCGGCGGCTGGACCGTGAACGATCCGGACGTGATGCGTCGATTGTTAGAAATGGGGGTGCAGCGAATCTATACCGATCATCCACGCCGGCTGTTGTCAATCAAATCATCGCGATGA
- a CDS encoding lactonase family protein produces MSTRNQPTVLSLHVLAAVFAAMSLMVSSRQTQAADHEKPLFAYVGTFSSPLRDVLPTQVDLPPGNGRGIHIFKVNRDTGAMTAAGTYRMGTSPSSLVVSADGRRMYSANETDRVGTDKQGTVSSFAIDHPSGQLKRLNTVPSGGAGPTYVNIDPSGRNLLVANYFGGSVAVLPILDDGQLDHASDVQVDEGEIGPTTATHAPQGSFAISGHDRTHAHMIQTDASGRFALHADLGLDKIFVWKFDADKGVLTPNNPASISLPAGDGPRHFHFHPNGRWFYSIQEEGSTIVLFDYDPNSGRLTARQTVSTLPAEFTGSNFCSEILVSADGKYVYAGNRLHDSIGIFSVGDDGELSYVGEEWTRGNYPRSFQFDPSGNFLYCCNQRADHIAVFRVHRDSGGLTFTNHYVPVGNPSCIVFLDLAKTSDRALQPE; encoded by the coding sequence ATGTCGACACGAAACCAACCCACCGTTTTATCGCTTCATGTTCTGGCCGCTGTGTTTGCAGCAATGTCGCTGATGGTCAGCTCGCGACAGACCCAGGCCGCGGACCATGAAAAGCCGCTGTTTGCCTACGTCGGCACGTTCAGCTCACCGCTTCGTGACGTGTTACCGACGCAAGTCGATTTACCGCCCGGCAACGGCCGCGGCATTCACATTTTCAAGGTCAACCGTGACACCGGAGCCATGACGGCCGCCGGGACGTACCGAATGGGGACCAGTCCCAGCAGTTTGGTTGTCAGTGCCGATGGCCGCCGAATGTATTCGGCCAACGAAACCGATCGAGTGGGAACCGACAAACAAGGCACCGTCAGCTCGTTTGCGATCGATCACCCGAGCGGTCAATTGAAACGACTCAATACCGTCCCCTCAGGCGGCGCGGGGCCGACCTACGTCAACATCGACCCGAGCGGGCGAAATCTGTTGGTTGCGAACTACTTTGGTGGTTCTGTCGCCGTGCTGCCGATTTTGGACGATGGCCAACTTGATCACGCCAGCGACGTTCAAGTGGACGAGGGAGAAATCGGCCCGACCACGGCCACGCACGCTCCGCAGGGCAGTTTTGCCATCAGCGGACATGACCGCACGCATGCTCACATGATCCAAACGGATGCCTCAGGACGCTTTGCGTTGCACGCGGACCTGGGATTGGACAAGATTTTCGTTTGGAAATTTGATGCGGATAAGGGCGTGCTCACTCCGAACAATCCTGCTTCGATATCACTTCCTGCGGGTGACGGCCCACGCCACTTCCATTTTCACCCCAACGGTCGCTGGTTCTATTCGATCCAAGAAGAGGGATCGACGATTGTGCTGTTTGATTACGACCCAAACAGCGGCCGTCTAACCGCCCGACAAACCGTGTCGACGTTACCCGCCGAGTTTACAGGTAGCAATTTTTGCTCTGAGATCTTGGTTTCCGCCGATGGCAAGTATGTTTACGCAGGCAATCGGTTGCACGACAGCATCGGAATTTTCTCGGTCGGCGACGATGGCGAACTGAGTTATGTTGGCGAAGAATGGACGCGAGGCAATTACCCGCGAAGTTTCCAGTTCGATCCAAGTGGCAATTTTCTGTATTGCTGTAACCAACGCGCCGACCACATCGCCGTGTTTCGGGTCCATCGCGACAGCGGCGGTTTGACATTTACGAACCACTATGTGCCGGTCGGCAATCCTTCGTGCATCGTATTTTTGGATCTTGCGAAAACGTCGGATCGTGCTCTGCAGCCCGAGTGA
- a CDS encoding glycosyltransferase family 2 protein — protein MSAHSVSFVIPVLDESESLRTLHAAIAEVCQTEQIQRQIIFVDDGSRDDSWQVIEAIAEADPSVCAIKLRRNFGKAAALSAGFEVAKNEIVITMDADLQDDPKEIPRFLEQLELNKDVVSGWKRVRHDPWHKVLPSRVFNWLVSRMTGVHLHDHNCGFKAYRREIFDEVKLYGELHRFVPVLSAAKGWRVGEIEVEHHARRFGHSKYGVSRLIKGFLDLMTIYFLTGYSRRPLHLIGTAGMIFFSFGGLGIVSLSAWWVISRSSASIEDIHLHETAIFYYCIVAVLLGAQFLLAGLLAELIVSLSRDTQTPFSVAKRIGHQSKQA, from the coding sequence TTGTCTGCCCACAGTGTCTCCTTTGTCATTCCGGTTTTAGACGAAAGCGAATCGTTAAGAACACTGCATGCCGCCATCGCAGAGGTTTGCCAGACGGAACAAATCCAACGCCAAATCATCTTTGTCGACGATGGTTCACGCGATGATTCGTGGCAGGTGATCGAAGCGATCGCCGAGGCCGACCCTTCAGTTTGCGCCATCAAACTACGACGCAATTTTGGCAAGGCCGCTGCCTTGTCGGCCGGCTTCGAAGTCGCGAAGAACGAAATCGTGATCACCATGGACGCCGACCTGCAGGACGATCCCAAAGAGATCCCACGTTTCCTCGAACAACTCGAATTGAACAAGGACGTTGTCAGCGGCTGGAAACGGGTGCGGCACGACCCATGGCACAAAGTGCTGCCAAGCCGCGTGTTCAATTGGTTGGTCAGCCGGATGACCGGGGTCCATTTGCACGATCACAATTGCGGTTTCAAAGCTTACCGCCGCGAGATTTTTGACGAAGTCAAACTGTATGGTGAGTTGCATCGTTTTGTGCCGGTGTTGTCGGCGGCAAAAGGATGGCGAGTCGGCGAGATTGAAGTCGAACATCATGCTCGCCGCTTCGGTCATTCAAAATATGGAGTCTCGCGACTGATCAAAGGCTTTCTGGATCTGATGACGATCTATTTCCTGACCGGTTACTCGCGACGCCCGCTGCATTTGATCGGGACTGCAGGCATGATCTTCTTTAGCTTCGGTGGATTGGGCATCGTCAGTTTGTCCGCATGGTGGGTGATCAGCCGGTCCAGTGCATCGATCGAAGACATCCACCTACACGAAACAGCGATCTTTTATTACTGCATCGTCGCCGTGCTGCTGGGCGCCCAATTTTTGTTGGCCGGTTTGCTGGCGGAATTGATCGTTTCGCTCTCGCGCGACACGCAGACGCCGTTTAGTGTTGCCAAACGAATCGGACACCAGAGTAAACAAGCTTAA
- a CDS encoding AsmA-like C-terminal region-containing protein — protein sequence MAGSNSDPKPKVSRAFARWFWAALIAAALVTVVPMLAPDTLGEQARRHLLKKLQDHYVGYDVSIGRGRFESSVGIIFENIVIANPSAIASPLRELVRIEQLVVVANIHPEKLLDQEIPLTTNRVAINGFHANVTLSDDGTPSLMDLMPLPKLGPEAPRIDVQRGTIHWYDPSAIQRPVSTEIAQLSIVNTERLDGGVDRTVSATGSSDLADAFRVQWDSVQGSNDLRGSVRGVKIDRELFNRLPVALQRPLVDVRGLQCVCDLSCSLFQAPGRDWKYRVRSTIHEGQFTHAQLPKPITQLQGVFVAEPQSIRIEASQASLGEAVVRVHGDLRGDRWPMDADLHVVTHGLLLDDQFASVLPETARRGWDHLQPHGRIDVKADVTCRSGTWDADADVTCKGVDIRYEKFPYPVHQLVGRIEVRDGIASSDSLNGRIDSHRMQCAFRLPIRPGITNEKTFVMAADGPIAIDNTLINSLSHRGAPQSTLESFVRSLRPRGSVHLASAMFGTDASGRNTRQLDLRIIDGHLRYEKFAYPLYNVDGRIEVTDDVVRITDFRGLSANSGEVRCEGTYRIPKPSPDPNLFRISDSGSGIEVPPQLALVFQTTNIPMDDALRSSLPESAQHTWDSLAPGGVLDEADVWVTQQEHSGPLQIDLTARQIYANQINNRTLSLRPSTLPYRIDISSGTVRYDGSKIYIDSLNGQHGASRLAADGYCVKTPSGRWELTLNLKGGSRLNPDAELIAALPNEMREAMRRLQLRGPVSLRGQTKTMLPDADHVEPVIQWDIALQLEGNRIADVGPVHSLRGEISVVGSRDQQGIRASGDVHIDSMHIDDLQITTIQGPFTVVDDVLKLGVRSKAAASGLAGADQVPSPAPSTRSITGRLFDGVIELHGELELSSGSFDVAIAVHDAQLPTILADFGHVDNDISGEFSGTASLEGSLGTLEFLKGTGNAQVTKANLYQLPLIVQVLNQLRIKPTEDVAFTDGTIQFSVFGDTVNFNELKMWGDWVALDGSGSLDGRRELDLSFNTRVSPQNAFTQIIRPLRGEKYTLWTIDVKGPIHAPTIERRAFEGVGETLERFIPTITNANPGINDTGEVVPEATEPSPRGFGNWFR from the coding sequence TTGGCTGGGTCCAACTCTGATCCGAAACCCAAAGTCTCGCGTGCATTCGCGCGTTGGTTTTGGGCTGCGCTCATTGCGGCCGCACTGGTGACGGTCGTGCCGATGTTGGCCCCCGACACGCTGGGGGAACAAGCCCGTCGGCATCTGCTAAAGAAGTTGCAGGACCACTACGTCGGTTACGACGTCTCGATTGGGCGTGGTCGTTTTGAAAGCTCGGTTGGGATCATCTTTGAAAACATTGTGATCGCGAATCCTTCGGCGATCGCGTCTCCGCTTCGCGAGCTCGTTCGGATCGAACAATTGGTGGTGGTCGCCAACATTCATCCTGAAAAGTTGCTTGACCAAGAGATCCCGTTGACGACCAACCGGGTTGCCATTAACGGCTTTCATGCCAACGTGACCTTGAGCGACGATGGCACCCCTTCGCTGATGGATCTGATGCCATTGCCGAAACTTGGCCCCGAAGCACCGCGGATCGATGTGCAGCGAGGGACAATCCATTGGTACGATCCGTCGGCCATTCAACGTCCGGTCAGCACCGAGATTGCTCAGCTAAGCATCGTCAACACCGAGCGACTTGATGGCGGAGTGGACCGCACCGTTTCGGCGACCGGTTCGAGCGATCTGGCGGACGCGTTTCGGGTTCAGTGGGACTCGGTCCAAGGGAGCAACGATCTGCGTGGCTCGGTGCGGGGCGTCAAGATTGATCGCGAACTGTTCAATCGTTTGCCTGTCGCGCTGCAGCGGCCATTGGTCGATGTACGTGGACTGCAATGCGTCTGCGACCTTTCCTGTTCACTGTTCCAAGCTCCCGGTCGTGATTGGAAATACCGCGTGCGGTCCACGATCCACGAGGGCCAATTCACTCACGCTCAACTGCCCAAACCGATCACCCAATTGCAAGGGGTGTTTGTTGCCGAGCCGCAATCGATCCGAATCGAAGCGTCGCAAGCCTCGCTGGGTGAAGCCGTCGTGCGGGTCCATGGCGACCTACGCGGCGATCGATGGCCGATGGATGCCGATCTGCACGTCGTCACGCACGGCTTGCTGCTGGATGACCAATTCGCCTCGGTGCTGCCCGAGACGGCCCGTCGCGGCTGGGATCATCTGCAGCCGCATGGACGCATCGATGTCAAAGCCGATGTGACTTGCCGCTCGGGAACCTGGGACGCCGACGCCGACGTGACCTGTAAAGGTGTCGACATTCGCTACGAAAAATTCCCCTACCCAGTGCACCAATTGGTGGGCCGCATCGAGGTCCGTGACGGCATTGCGTCAAGTGATTCGCTAAACGGACGCATCGACAGCCACCGCATGCAGTGTGCATTCCGTCTGCCCATTCGCCCAGGAATCACCAACGAAAAAACCTTTGTGATGGCCGCCGATGGCCCGATTGCCATCGACAACACGCTAATCAATTCGCTGTCGCACCGCGGCGCGCCGCAATCGACGCTCGAGTCGTTCGTTCGATCGCTGCGGCCTCGCGGGTCCGTGCATCTTGCCAGTGCGATGTTTGGCACTGACGCAAGCGGCCGCAATACTCGCCAATTGGATTTGCGAATCATCGATGGCCATTTGCGTTACGAAAAGTTTGCCTACCCGCTGTACAACGTCGATGGCCGCATCGAAGTCACTGACGACGTCGTTCGCATCACGGACTTTCGCGGATTGAGCGCCAATTCGGGCGAGGTTCGCTGCGAAGGCACCTACCGCATTCCTAAACCTTCGCCCGATCCAAATCTGTTTCGCATCTCCGATTCAGGCAGCGGTATCGAAGTGCCGCCGCAGCTTGCCCTCGTGTTTCAAACGACCAACATCCCGATGGATGATGCATTGCGGTCCTCGCTACCCGAGTCGGCCCAGCACACTTGGGACTCGCTCGCTCCGGGCGGCGTGTTGGACGAAGCCGATGTTTGGGTGACACAACAAGAGCATTCCGGACCGCTGCAAATCGATTTGACGGCTCGGCAAATCTACGCCAACCAGATCAACAACCGAACGCTCAGTTTGCGTCCCAGCACGCTGCCCTATCGAATCGACATCAGCAGTGGCACGGTTCGCTACGACGGATCAAAGATCTATATCGACTCGCTCAATGGACAACATGGTGCGTCCCGTTTAGCCGCCGACGGCTACTGTGTCAAAACGCCGAGCGGACGCTGGGAATTGACGCTGAATCTGAAAGGCGGCAGCCGGTTGAATCCGGATGCCGAATTGATCGCGGCACTGCCTAACGAAATGCGTGAAGCGATGCGACGATTGCAGCTGCGAGGTCCCGTGTCGCTTCGCGGCCAAACCAAAACGATGCTGCCCGACGCCGATCACGTCGAACCCGTGATCCAGTGGGACATCGCCCTGCAGCTCGAAGGAAACCGAATCGCGGATGTCGGCCCGGTCCACTCATTGCGAGGTGAAATCTCGGTCGTCGGTAGCCGTGACCAGCAGGGGATTCGTGCCTCGGGCGATGTGCATATCGATTCGATGCATATCGATGATCTGCAAATCACGACGATCCAAGGCCCCTTCACCGTGGTGGACGATGTGCTGAAATTGGGAGTGCGCAGCAAGGCGGCTGCATCGGGTTTGGCCGGAGCCGATCAAGTCCCTTCGCCGGCTCCGTCGACACGATCGATTACTGGCCGACTCTTTGACGGCGTCATCGAACTGCATGGCGAGCTGGAACTTTCCTCGGGCAGTTTTGACGTTGCCATTGCAGTGCATGACGCTCAACTTCCCACGATCCTTGCCGACTTTGGACATGTCGACAATGACATCAGCGGCGAGTTCTCGGGCACGGCGTCACTCGAAGGCAGTTTGGGGACCCTCGAATTCCTAAAAGGCACCGGGAACGCCCAAGTCACCAAGGCCAATCTTTACCAATTGCCACTGATCGTACAGGTCCTGAACCAGCTGCGTATCAAACCGACCGAAGATGTCGCGTTCACCGATGGCACGATCCAGTTCAGCGTTTTCGGTGACACGGTGAACTTCAACGAGCTAAAAATGTGGGGCGACTGGGTCGCGTTGGACGGCAGCGGATCGCTCGATGGACGCCGAGAACTCGATCTGTCGTTCAATACGCGCGTCAGCCCTCAAAATGCGTTTACGCAAATCATTCGGCCATTGCGAGGCGAAAAATACACGCTCTGGACCATCGACGTGAAGGGCCCAATTCACGCACCGACCATCGAACGACGTGCGTTTGAAGGAGTCGGCGAGACGCTCGAACGGTTTATTCCGACAATCACCAATGCTAATCCTGGTATAAATGACACGGGGGAGGTCGTCCCGGAAGCAACGGAACCTTCGCCACGCGGATTTGGAAATTGGTTTCGCTAG